CACGCATTGCAACCCCTTTGCCGCACCAACCATAGCCAGCAACAACGACAGTCTTTCCAGTAATCGTCAGATTCGTAGTTCGCATGATTCCATCCCAGGTCGATTGACCTGTTCCATAACGATTATCAAATAAATATTTGCAATAAGCATCATTAACCGCAACCATAGGAAATTTGAGTCTTTGTTCTGCTTCTAAAGCTCTTAGCCGAATAACACCGGTAGTTGTTTCTTCTGATCCACCAAGAATATTACCAGCGAGATCGCTGCGTTCACCATGCAGTAATGAGACTAGGTCGCCACCATCATCGACAATAATATCAGGCTTGGAATCCAATGCTTTGTGAAGAAAATGATCATATTCCTCGGCCGTACAATTATACCAAGCATATACAACAACCCCTTGATCGACTAACGCTGCAGCTACATCATCTTGCGTGGAAAGAGGATTACTGCCCGTAACCACCACATTAGCACCTGCGTTTTTTAATACAAGTCCAAGGTATGCCGTTTTGGCTTCAAGATGCATTGTAACCACAATGTTTTTCCCGGCTAGAGGCCTTGTCACACTTACTTCCTGATTGAGTGTGTTCAGAACAGGCATAAATTCTTTAACCCAATTTATTTTCTCATGACCTTGTGGTGCAAGACCAATATCTCTAATAATCGATTCCATGAGTTATTCCCCTCTCATTTTTTGTTGTAATTGCTGTACGGCTTTATTGTAAGGCGCTCTTAAAACACCGTGTTCAGTAATAATAGCAGAAACCAGTTCATTGGGTGTAACATCAAAAGCAGGGTTATAAACTTCAACTCCATCTGGAGCAATTTGAACCCCACCAATTGTTGTAACCTCAGTTGCTTTACGTTCTTCAATAGGGATATCATCACCAGATAGCATATTAAAATCAAATGTGGAAACAGGTGCTGCTACATAGAACGGAATACCGTGTTCCTTAGCCAGCACAGCTACACTATAGGTTCCAATTTTATTTGCAACATCCCCGTTCAGAGTAATCCGATCAGCACCAACGATGACTGCCTGAACTTTTTTGTTCTTCATAACCCAGCCAGCCATACTGTCAGTAATTAATGTAACTGGTATTTTCTCCTGCATGAGCTCCCAAGCCGTTAAACGTGCACCTTGAAGCAATGGCCTTGTTTCATCGGCAAAAACCCGAGTGATTTTCCCCTCAGACCAAGCCTGACGAATAACCCCTAATGCAGTTCCAAAACCAACTGTTGCTAATGCGCCTGCATTGCAATGAGTAAGGACGGCTAAGGGCTCATGAAATAATTCAGCGCCATTTTCCGAAATACGGCTGTTCACAGTCGCATCTTCATTCGCAATCATCAAAGCTTCTTGTTCAAGGGCTACTAACAATCCTGTAATATCATTGTCTTCTTTATAACGACTAGCTACTGATAACATCCGATCTAATGCCCAAAATAAATTCACTGCAGTAGGTCTGGTCTCGCGTAGCTCCTGAGCAATCGCCAGGAAACGCTCCCAAAAGTCTCCCTGGTCAGCAATTTGGCGAGCACCTAGCACTAATGCAAAAGCAGCAGCAGCACCGATGGCAGGAGCACCTCTTACTTCCAATCGTTTTATCGCATCAGCAACAACTTTGTAATCTGTACAATGAATATATTCAACCTTACCAGGTAATTTAGTTTGGTTTAAAAGTTTAAAACAAGCCTCATCCCAAGACATGGAAAGCATAGGTTCACCTCATGTTAAAGTTTAAATCCGCCATATTCAGCAAGCGCTTTTGAACAGCTGCAATTTGATGATTGTAAATCGATTAGCTCGATAGACTTCATTATAAGTTTCTTGATATTCTCAGAATTCGCGGCCATGGTCTCAAGCACTTCGCCATGGGTGAGTGCTTGAGGAGAGATTCCTGCAGCATAGTTGGTCACCATTGACACCGTAGAATAACACATTTCAGCCTCTCTTGCCAGGACTGCTTCAGGAACATTCGTCATCCCTACTAAATCGCCGCCAAGCTTAGCAAACATATTAATTTCCGCTGGTGTTTCAAAGCGTGGTCCTTCTGTACAAACATAAACACCTTTGTTATGTATGGGAATAGCTAAGGTGTGAGCGGCTGCAATAATCTTTTCGCGAAGTATCTCACAATATGGAGTGGTCAGATCAACATGAACTACCCCGCGTTCTCCGCCTTCATAAAATGAACTGACTCTACCTTTAGTAAAATCCAAAAATTGATCGACTAATACAAACTGGCCTGGTTTCATATCAATATTTAACGATCCTACGGCAGTAGTGGCTATAATATTCTCAACACCCAATTTTTTCATGCCCCAGATATTAGCACGATAGTTAATTAAATGGGGTGGAATCGAATGTTTACTTCCATGCCGGGGAAGAAATGCTACATTCTTACCAGCATACTCACCTACATTATATTGTACGGCTCCGTAAGGAGTACTAATTTCTTCACTGCGAACATTCCGCAAAATATTAGGATCATATACGCCAGTTCCACCAATTATCGCAATCTTAATCATTTTATCACCCTTATATTCAAAATTACGCTCTGTGCAAAAACCAATTATATTATACTATAAAATCTTCCTTTTAAAAACAACTGAGACTACTCACGGAATTATTAGTTATTTTTAACTAAATAACTAAAGTTAGCATGTACCAATTCTTTTGATATTGTAACCAGCATTTACAATGTCATGATATAAAAAAAGAGAAGCTTTCTAAAAAAAGCCTCTCTTATAAATTGACACCAATAATTCCACCGAGAGCCCCTGCAGCAATACCTGCAATAAACTTATTCGCTAAAATCAACAAAGTAATCGATTCATTCGTAATTTCCATCCCGATCCCGACTGAAATCAGCACATAGATACACCCCACAGCCATACCTACAATCAATGCCTTTGATTCAACTTTACTTGTTGCAAAAGCACTGCCAATAAATATGCTTCCCATCGTCACGGCAACCATAACATATTGCATATAATGTTCCAAAAAGGAACTTTCAGAAGTTAATGTTAAAAAGGATAAAAATATAATACTAATAATCGAAACAATGAAACTCACTAGCAGACCTTGAAACACAGGTATGACTACACCTGATCCCTTGGGGGGTTGAGCATTGTAGCGTCTTCGTCCGGCAACTTTGGCCACATAAATTCCCTCCTCGGAGTTTTACTGAAAATTTATGCAAAAATTCGCCAAATATACCCAATATAGAAATTATTTTTCCGTATCTAGTTTATTAGAACTACTATAAATCAGCTTTATTCAAATCCCAATCCGTCAACATATTCATCAAGCCATAGTTAGTCAGATCAAAATGAATCGGTGTAACCGATATTTTTTTGTTTTTTACTGCAACGATATCAGTATCTGGATCGTTATCATTATCTACGATTTGCCCACCCATCCAATAGTACAAGCGTCCTCGAGGATCCTGCCTGCGTTCAAAAGTATTTGCATATTGACGCACACCTAGTTTTGTAATTGCAGTTCCTGCAATTTCATTAGCACTTACAGCCGGAACATTAACATTGAGTAATGTATTGGGAGGAAGTTTTTTCTTAATTAATGTTTGAACCAATTTAGCTGTAAAATCAGCGGCTATACTAAAATCACATGCTTGCCAGGTATCTAAAGAAACTGCCACTGATGTAATACCATATAATGATCCTTCAATCGCAGCACTTACAGTACCCGAATATAAAACATCAGTACCAAGGTTTGAACCAAGATTAATACCAGAAACAACAATATCCGGCTTTTCTGTCATTAATGCTTCGACTGCAATCTTTACACAATCTGTTGGAGTGCCCCCCACACGCCAAGCACATAGTGGCGGCTCGTTAATGCAGTATTGGTCCACTCTAATTGGATGATGTACGGTTATTGCTTGACTTGTCGCACTTCGCTCCGAATCAGGAGCTACCACAATGACCTCAGCAATACGACTTAAAGATTGCCACAGCGCTTGAATTCCTGGAGCGCCTATACCATCATCGTTAGTTAGCAATATGCGCAAATTCATCCCTCCATCGTTTTATAATTGTCCAAGAAATTTGTGAGTCTGAGGTATTACTTTTACATTCTTTAAAATATTAAGTGCCCGACTCTGCAATTCTATGACTTGGTCAGGATCTATTGCTTTACAATCGTTAATTGGTGTCACAGGCTGCAAAATTAACGGTATCTCCGTACTAACAGCAGCTACTAAATGAACAGCTTGATCAAAATGATCGATATCAATACCTGCATCAATGACCAATTTAACAAAAACATTTTTCGCTAAGGCCAATTCTAAAAATTGCCGATGCTCTTCCCATAAAGGACAGCCGGTCGTAACTGGTAACTTAATATCCATACTAATAATATCAATATTATCAATCACTTTTTCCAGTTCCACAGGAAGTGTTCCATTGGTTTCCAGGTATGTTTTCCCTTTTATTTTCCCTGCAACTTGGTTCAGTGCCTCAGCCTGACACAACGGTTCACCACCAGTAAAACTCACTGAATGGTGAGGTTTGTCCAAAAGTCCATTAATCACTGCAGCTAGCGCCTCAGGATTCATAGGATTTGCAACTTCAATAAAATCTCTTTGTCCGGCATTGCCTTCGATACGGCAAGTGTCCGGTATTTGCCGTGAGGTTGGAGTATCACAATAGTTGCATTGTAGGTTACACCCTGCAAGGCGAACAAAAACTTGACGACAGCCGACATACTCTCCTTCGCCTTGAATTGACGAGAATACTTCCACTAAATTAATTGCATTTGTCATCAATTGAATCCTCACTATAAGTTACCGCTGACTTTGGCGATTCCCACACTTTTACGGATCGAATGATAATAGCATTTCCAAAAATCTGCTTTTTCTTCAACTCAGAATAGATATAACAAGCGATATTCTCCGCAGTAGGATTTTGCACTCTGAATTCTTCTAACTCATTTAGATAAATATGATCAAGTTTTCCAATCACTTGATTGACTTCATTTTTAAGTTCCCGGAAATCGATAAGCATCCCCAGCTCGTTAAGTTGTTTACCCGCTACGGTTACCTCAATGCTCCAATTATGACCATGTAATCTGTTGCACTTACCGGGATAATCAACAATCCGATGAGCAGCCTCAAACTCAACAACTACCGTTATCTCATACATATTCAAATCACCTCATAGTTATGTTTAGTCTCGTCCAATACGAACATGTTCTTAGCAATATAAAATCGACTTTTCTATTCTTTATTTAACACAAATGAAATATGTAAGTCGCCTACAAACTCATAATAGTGTAAAAAAAGATGAGTACATGACTCACCTTTTTTTGATCTCTTAGACTAAATATTTTAGCTTTATTTAATAGCCTGCTTACTTAATAAGTTCTCTTTAGGAAAATCACTCGAATGATTAATCAGTATTTCTTGATAACTGATGCTACGCGTATGTTGAGTATGACTCCATTCACGCTCATTGCGATGAAGAAAACCTAAGAAAGTAATCGGAATCCAGCTATAAACAAATAATGGGTAAAACACCAAGTAAATCCATGATTTCCAATTAGCACGAATCATCATGAGTACAATAACCGGCAATACATATTGCCCAACTGCAATGACCGTCCATACCTCTAACGGAAGAACTTTATAAAATATATTGGTATAGAATGGTACAATATGATAGAAATAACTTGCTAATACAAAGGTTGTCGACAATATTAAGAAATGTGGCTGCAGCAAGTGCAAAACACCATCTAATATTCTAATATCACGCTGACGAACTCCTTCGTAAATCATTCGTGGAATATAACGCGCTGCAATATCAAAATGACCTTGTGCCCACCGTTTGCGCTGTTTCCAAGACTGCATAAAAGTAAGTGGCTTCTCGTCGAAAACAATGGCATCATGAGCCCAAGTTGTTCTAATTCCTTTAAGTAAAACTTTCATGGTAAATTCCATATCTTCAGTAAGGCAAGTTGCTCCCCAACCAAATTTCTCAAGAATATCGGTTGAAATACACATGCCTGTACCACCTAGAACACTTGATAGACCAATGTTTGATTTGGCCAAGTGCCAGATATGATTAGTAACCCAAAAAGAAATCGCAAATGTGCCGGCAATCCATGTATCATGCGGATTCTTTGCATCAAGATATCCCTGAATGACTTTTTCGCCTTTGCTTAAACTATGATTCATTTCCAATAAAAAATTCGGATGAACCAGATTATCAGCATCAAAGATAATTACTGCATCATACTTTCTCTTTAATTGAAACAGTTTGGCAAACATCCATTCCATCGCGTATCCTTTGCCACGTTTCTCTAGGTTAAATCGTTCAAATACAGTAGCTCCAGCATTACGAGCAACTTGAGCTGTACGATCTTTACAATTATCAGCAATGACAAATATATCATACATCTCACGCGGATATCTTAAAACCTGCAGGTTTTCAACCAACTGACCTATTACTTGTTCTTCATTATGAGCAGCTACTATTACTGCAAAATTATGCTTTGGCGTAAGGACTTTCGTTTCTTTTCTACGCCAGATTCCGAAAAAAGCTATAATAAAGTAATATAACGTAAAAAAAATGATAATTATCTGCATCGGAATCATTATGTAGTCAAAAACATAGTTCATGGATTTTGCTCCTTTAAAATCCTGCTTTGGTACCCACAACCTAAACAGGAACTGTTCTGATTTATAAAGCTCAAGATAAAACGATCTTCGTTATAGGGTTATATCCAGCAATTATACTATATTATTATAATTCTTTAGAATATATTCGCAGCAAAAATTCCTATCACCTTCTCTAGGCGGCAGATTTTGAATCAAACAAACCAAAGACCGTATTTAATATGCCAAACATTGCATAGGTAAAAAATGGTGCAAAAAAAACTGCATCATGCCTATTAAATAATACATATAAACCGATTGCCAAGGATATAATCACCGGAACGATCCGAATCTTCTCCCCTTTACCTTTAAAATCCGGATATTTTACAGTACTCACCATCAAATACGCAAATACCAGTACCATAAAGGGAAAAGTCCATCCACTAGGCTTAATTCCAAGCATAACAAAAGTTGCCAGCGCGCATCCAGCGGCAGGTATGGGTAACCCCATGAAGTATCCCTTTACGACACTTGCATTCACATTAAATCTTGCTAAACGCAGAGCACCACAAGTAGCAAAAGCAGCAGCTACAAGATAACCAAGCTTATCAAAATCTTTAAGTAGAAAAGAATACGCTAAGATTGCAGGGGCAACACCAAAAGAAACTAAATCACATAATGAATCGAGTTCTTTACCAAAATCACTGCTTACCTTAAAGTATCTGGCTGCCCTGCCATCCAACCCATCAGCGACCATCGCAGCAACAACAAGTAAAGCAGCATAATAAAAGTCACCATTAAACGTACTAATTATAGAAAACATGCCCAAAACAAGATTCAGGGCTGTTAATAAATTCGGAATTAAACTTCTCACTTATTTAGCCTCCCGATTATTGTTTCGCCACCTTTTACTCTATCCCCTTTTTTAACTAGTACTTCGATATTCTTAGGCATAATAAGCTCCGTACATGAGCCAAATTTTATAAGTCCGTAACGCTCTCCTTGCTGAAGAATACTTCCTAATGTTACCCAAGATACAATGCGGCGAGCAATAAGACCCGCAATTTGAGTTACTAAAATTCGCATGTTGTCGTTTTCGATACCAATTGAATGACGTTCATTTTCGCAGCCCGCAGATTCTTTATATGCAGGCTTAAAACGTCCACAAGTATACTGCTGAAATTTAATTTCACCTGCAATTGGACTGCGATTGACATGAACATCAAATACAGATAGGAATATCGTAACTTTATTGCAGGGCTCATTGACAAACTCATCTTCTTCAACTTCTGTGACTCCCATTACTCGACCATCAGCGGGAGACACAACCAATACATCATCAAACGGGATAGTACGCTTAGGATTGCGAAAAAAGAAACTAACAAAAAGCATAAGAACACCCGGAATTATACTCCAGTACGGGTGAACGGCCAAACCGACTACTATGGTTATAACAGCAAGCAAAGCTATATAAATGTACCCTTCTTTAACTATAGGCGTTTTAACCATTTATCCACCTCCTCTGAGCACAATTTATCCTCACGAAAACACTGGACAGAGCTTCATTGAAAGCTTAAATCCAATATTTTTCCCAAATTATTATAATATACCTAGTTTACTTTGTCTAATGTTTTTTAGCTAATACAACGCTTAGAACAAAGCGCGGCAAGGCCAGCATTCGCATGGCACGCTTAGGCTGAGACAATAACCGATACAGCCACTCTAAATTAGCACGCTGCATCCACATGGGAGCCCGATCCGTCACTCCAGCCATTACGTCGAAACTTCCACCTACACCGATTGAAACTGGAATATTCAACTGTGTTAAATTCTTGCTTAACCATTTTTCCTGTTTAGGAACCCCCAGTGCTACTAATAAAATATCAGGTTTACATAATTTTATTTCGTCAATTATATCAGAATCTTCTTCAGAAGAAAAATATCCATCTCTTATTCCTGTTATGTTAACACCAGGATATTGACGCTCAGCCCATATTTTAGCTTGTGCCGCTATACCTGGCGCGCTGCCTAAGAAATAGATCCGATATCCTTTTTGTGCCGATTTTTTTAAAATTTCCTGGACTAAGTCAAAACCAGCCACTCGTTCAGGCACTGAATGCCCCTTATAGCGGGCAGCCCAAACAACGCCAGCCCCATCAGGTATGACGAGATCGGCCTTACTTAGAATACTAGCCAACTCGTCATCACTCCGGGCCATCATAACCATCTCGGCATTCGCAGTAGCGACCAAGCGAGCCTTCTTCTCAATGATAAAATTTTCAACAATGAGCACCGCTTCATTCATTGTAACGGCATCAATCATTACATCCAATACAGGTATCCTTGTCTCTGCCACGATTATTGCTCCCTTATTCCAACATCCAAATTATAACAATATGATACTATAATATTGTATCACAATCTTAAAAACTGGGCAATCGCGGTAAATTCAGCTTCCACCTTGGACGTTCTTGTCGCTTTTCTGTCTGTTGGTTAGGGGCGGATTGATCAATTTGCAAATTCGGTCGCAGTCTATTATCGATAACTGTTGGTTCTGTTCCGCGAATAAATGCACTATATTCAATCTCTGGACAATTAGGTCCTGGAAGCTTGCCAGAGTCAGTGCATACGGGTATACCTGTAATAATATTTGGAGGTATTGCAAAGGATTGCGGAGAAGTGTTTGCAAGTGCTGTACTCATCATTTTCCCCCAGAATCCGGCCACTTGACTACCTGATATTCCAACAGGTATACGATCATCATTTCCAACATAAATTCCTGCCAATAGCTCTGGAGTATACCCAATAAACCAAGCAGTTTCATAGTTATCGGTTGTACCCGTTTTACCAGCCGCAGGTCTGCCAATGTTTGCAGCTGTACCTGTACCGTCTTCCAGAACTCCCATCATCATGTCGGTCATGATATAAGCAGTTTCAGGTCTAAGTACCGATTGCTGCTTTATTTGAACTTCTTCCAACACTTGATTGTTTTCATCTAGCACTTTTATGATCCCGACTGGTCGTGATAAAATTCCACTATTGGCAAAAGCAGTATAGGCCGTTGTTAACTCAATCAAACTAACCCCTTGAGTAAGTCCTCCAAGTGCTGCTGCTAAATTATCGTCTTGCGGCGTTAAGGTACTAATTCCCATGTTTTTTGTTAAACTAAGCACATCAGTCATATCGACTTGTTGAGCAAGTTTTACTGATGCTGTGTTCACCGACCATCGCAATGCCTTTTTCATTGTTATTGCTCCGCGAAACTTGCTATCATAATTTTGTGGTGAATATCCTGCAATGTTAATTGGCTCATCAATAATGATCGCATTTGACGTTAGCCCTTTATTTAATGCGGTTGCGTAGACAAAAGGTTTAAACGCAGATCCGGGCTGACGTATATCTGCAGTAACGCGATTGACTTGACTTTCTTGATAATTCCGTCCACCGACCATCGCTTTTATATAACCATTGCGTGGATCAAGCACTAAGATAGCTCCTTGATAATCACCTAAGGCTGCCTCAGCGGCTTGCTGCACCTTAATATCCATCGTCGTATATACTTTTAAACCGCCTTTATAGACACGATTTGCACCATAACGTCCCACTAATTCGTTTGCAACATAATCAATAAAATACGAAGCCTGCACTGTGCGTTTCTTCTTTCCTGCTAAGACAAGTGGTTCAGCCTGAGCCGAATCAGCAGAATTCTGAGTTATATACCCCTCCTTTACCATGCCAGCAAGCACTACACTTCTTCTGGTTAGTGCAGCTTTCATATCAGCATACGGTGAATATAGATTAGGCCCCCGTGCTAAACCTGCAATCATAGCACTTTGACTTAAGGTAAGCTCACTTGCATGCTTGCCAAAATAGACCTGCGCCGCTGCTTCAACTCCATAAGCGCCTTCACCGAAATAGACTTGGTTCAAATAAGCTTGTAAGATCTCTTGTTTTGAAAACTTACGCTCAATAATAATTGCTAATAACGCTTCTTTAATCTTACGGGTAAAAGTTTGTTCTTGTGTAAGAAACATTTCCCGCGCGAGTTGCTGAGTCACAGTGCTTCCACCTTCGGCAATACCACCTGATCGGATATTAGCCCATATAGCTCTAATAATGCCAATAGGATCAATTCCTATATGGCTGTAAAAGCGTGTGTCCTCATTTGCAACAATAGCTTGAGGAATATACGGGGACATACTGTTTATTGATACCACAATACGGTTTTGCTCAAATAACTTTGATATCAATTGTCCATTAATATCAAAAACTTGAGTTGCCGATACTAATTGCAAACTATCCAAGTTATTTGTCTGCGGTAAACCCAAGAAAGCATAGCTTACATTGACACAAGAAGATAGTATGAACATTATAATTAATACTTTCAAAAAAAGTCTGCGCATTTTATTCCACACTCCCTTTGATCATAGTATTCCAAACCTTGGCATACTTTACGCGCAGGAAACCCAAGTTATAGCGCGAATATATTAGGGATAGACAAGACCCATTCTAATTACGGGAGTTAACATGATTAAAAACTATTCTGCCTTTAAAGCTTTTTGCGGAGCAGCGGCTATTATTGTATTACTCTTAGCCTTTGCACCTTTAATTACCGTACCTGCATATACAACATATGCTTCAATGGGACAAGAGATTAACATTGAAAGTACTGTAGTATCTAACCCCAGCGAGCCTGCTATCAGTATTATTGATGAAGAGTCAGTCTTTGGCAGTAATCCCCTCTATGATAAATATACAATTTCCGAACGTAAATCGCTTAATCTGCCTTTGGCTCTGCCAGAAAGCAACTCTTATTACGGCGAGAAAACGGTATATCTAACCTTTGATGATGGACCGGATCCTGAGAACACCTCAGCCATCCTCAGAATTTTGAAAGAGAATAATATCAAAGCTACATTTTTCGTAGTCGGAACCCAAGTGGAAAAATATCCGCAGACCTTAAAAAATGTTTTTGATGCAGGACATGCGATTGGTAATCATAGTTACAATCATGTGTATCGAGACTTATATAAGTCACCGGCAGCCTATATTGCACAACTTTCCCAAACCGATGAAAAAATCAAAAGCATTCTTGGTGTACGTCCAAGAATTTCTCGTGCTCCAGGCGGATCAGCCGGAAGTTTTACAAAATTCTATTGGGAAGAGTTAAAAGTCAACGGTTATACTGAAGTAGGCTGGAATATCAGTTCTGGTGACGCTTCTTCAGCAAAAGCCCCCCAAATCATTAATAACATTGCGCGACAGCTGGAAAATAAATTTTTATGGAGCCACGCTATAGTCCTCATGCATGATGGCCGTGGACATAGTGAAACAGTAGCAGCCTTGCCAGCAATTATAAAACTTTTTAAAGACCGCGGCTTTGAATTTCGCGTCATAAACTTAAAAACACCGCCAGCCTGGTAATACAGCGGCGGTGTTTTTTATGGAATGATTAGAAACTATAGTTCGGAGATTCTTTAGTAATACTGATATCGTGCGGATGGCTCTCTTTTAATCCGGCACTAGTAATTCTAATAAAACGGGTTTTACTAATCAGCTCATCAATATTACGCACACCGCAATATCCCATACCGGCTCTTAACCCACCAACAAGCTGAAAAACAGTATCTGCCAGTGATCCTTTATAAGGAACGCGTCCTTCAATGCCTTCAGGAACCAGTTTGTCCATATTTTCTTGGAAATAACGGTCTTTACTGCCTTCAGCCATTGCTCCAAGTGATCCCATACCCCGATAGACCTTATAACTGCGTCCCTGGTATATAATCGTCTCACCAGGGCTTTCCTCAGTTCCAGCAAACAAATTACCAATCATAACAATATTAGCTCCAGCAGCAATCGCCTTAGCAACATCACCTGAGTATTTGATACCACCATCTGCAATGATTGGAACATTATATTGACGTCCAACAGCCGAGCAGTCATAAACTGCCGTAATTTGAGGAACACCAATACCCGCTATGACCCGGGTTGTACATATTGACCCTGGCCCAATACCTACTTTTACAGCATCTACACCGGCTTCAATAAGATCGCGGGTAGCTTCAGCTGTGGCAACATTTCCAGCAATCAAGTCAACATGTGGATATTTATTCTTAATATAT
This portion of the Sporomusaceae bacterium FL31 genome encodes:
- a CDS encoding phosphatidylserine decarboxylase; protein product: MVKTPIVKEGYIYIALLAVITIVVGLAVHPYWSIIPGVLMLFVSFFFRNPKRTIPFDDVLVVSPADGRVMGVTEVEEDEFVNEPCNKVTIFLSVFDVHVNRSPIAGEIKFQQYTCGRFKPAYKESAGCENERHSIGIENDNMRILVTQIAGLIARRIVSWVTLGSILQQGERYGLIKFGSCTELIMPKNIEVLVKKGDRVKGGETIIGRLNK
- the queE gene encoding 7-carboxy-7-deazaguanine synthase, whose protein sequence is MTNAINLVEVFSSIQGEGEYVGCRQVFVRLAGCNLQCNYCDTPTSRQIPDTCRIEGNAGQRDFIEVANPMNPEALAAVINGLLDKPHHSVSFTGGEPLCQAEALNQVAGKIKGKTYLETNGTLPVELEKVIDNIDIISMDIKLPVTTGCPLWEEHRQFLELALAKNVFVKLVIDAGIDIDHFDQAVHLVAAVSTEIPLILQPVTPINDCKAIDPDQVIELQSRALNILKNVKVIPQTHKFLGQL
- a CDS encoding 6-carboxy-5,6,7,8-tetrahydropterin synthase translates to MYEITVVVEFEAAHRIVDYPGKCNRLHGHNWSIEVTVAGKQLNELGMLIDFRELKNEVNQVIGKLDHIYLNELEEFRVQNPTAENIACYIYSELKKKQIFGNAIIIRSVKVWESPKSAVTYSEDSIDDKCN
- the mtnA gene encoding methylthioribose-1-phosphate isomerase, which codes for MLSMSWDEACFKLLNQTKLPGKVEYIHCTDYKVVADAIKRLEVRGAPAIGAAAAFALVLGARQIADQGDFWERFLAIAQELRETRPTAVNLFWALDRMLSVASRYKEDNDITGLLVALEQEALMIANEDATVNSRISENGAELFHEPLAVLTHCNAGALATVGFGTALGVIRQAWSEGKITRVFADETRPLLQGARLTAWELMQEKIPVTLITDSMAGWVMKNKKVQAVIVGADRITLNGDVANKIGTYSVAVLAKEHGIPFYVAAPVSTFDFNMLSGDDIPIEERKATEVTTIGGVQIAPDGVEVYNPAFDVTPNELVSAIITEHGVLRAPYNKAVQQLQQKMRGE
- the surE gene encoding 5'-nucleotidase SurE, whose product is MRILLTNDDGIGAPGIQALWQSLSRIAEVIVVAPDSERSATSQAITVHHPIRVDQYCINEPPLCAWRVGGTPTDCVKIAVEALMTEKPDIVVSGINLGSNLGTDVLYSGTVSAAIEGSLYGITSVAVSLDTWQACDFSIAADFTAKLVQTLIKKKLPPNTLLNVNVPAVSANEIAGTAITKLGVRQYANTFERRQDPRGRLYYWMGGQIVDNDNDPDTDIVAVKNKKISVTPIHFDLTNYGLMNMLTDWDLNKADL
- a CDS encoding glycosyl transferase — protein: MNYVFDYIMIPMQIIIIFFTLYYFIIAFFGIWRRKETKVLTPKHNFAVIVAAHNEEQVIGQLVENLQVLRYPREMYDIFVIADNCKDRTAQVARNAGATVFERFNLEKRGKGYAMEWMFAKLFQLKRKYDAVIIFDADNLVHPNFLLEMNHSLSKGEKVIQGYLDAKNPHDTWIAGTFAISFWVTNHIWHLAKSNIGLSSVLGGTGMCISTDILEKFGWGATCLTEDMEFTMKVLLKGIRTTWAHDAIVFDEKPLTFMQSWKQRKRWAQGHFDIAARYIPRMIYEGVRQRDIRILDGVLHLLQPHFLILSTTFVLASYFYHIVPFYTNIFYKVLPLEVWTVIAVGQYVLPVIVLMMIRANWKSWIYLVFYPLFVYSWIPITFLGFLHRNEREWSHTQHTRSISYQEILINHSSDFPKENLLSKQAIK
- the ahcY gene encoding adenosylhomocysteinase, translating into MESIIRDIGLAPQGHEKINWVKEFMPVLNTLNQEVSVTRPLAGKNIVVTMHLEAKTAYLGLVLKNAGANVVVTGSNPLSTQDDVAAALVDQGVVVYAWYNCTAEEYDHFLHKALDSKPDIIVDDGGDLVSLLHGERSDLAGNILGGSEETTTGVIRLRALEAEQRLKFPMVAVNDAYCKYLFDNRYGTGQSTWDGIMRTTNLTITGKTVVVAGYGWCGKGVAMRAKGLGANVIVTEIDPIKAIEAVFDGFRVMPMAEAASHGDIFVTLTGCKDVIRGEHIHLMKSGAIMANAGHFDVEINKQDLNEIAVSKRVARKNIEEFVLADGRKVYLLAEGRLVNLAAGDGHPTEIMDLSFALQALSAIYIAENYSQMDKKVYTVSPEINARVAELKLQALGISLDQLTAEQERYLNQA
- a CDS encoding CDP-diacylglycerol--serine O-phosphatidyltransferase; amino-acid sequence: MRSLIPNLLTALNLVLGMFSIISTFNGDFYYAALLVVAAMVADGLDGRAARYFKVSSDFGKELDSLCDLVSFGVAPAILAYSFLLKDFDKLGYLVAAAFATCGALRLARFNVNASVVKGYFMGLPIPAAGCALATFVMLGIKPSGWTFPFMVLVFAYLMVSTVKYPDFKGKGEKIRIVPVIISLAIGLYVLFNRHDAVFFAPFFTYAMFGILNTVFGLFDSKSAA
- a CDS encoding putative 6-oxopurine nucleoside phosphorylase encodes the protein MIKIAIIGGTGVYDPNILRNVRSEEISTPYGAVQYNVGEYAGKNVAFLPRHGSKHSIPPHLINYRANIWGMKKLGVENIIATTAVGSLNIDMKPGQFVLVDQFLDFTKGRVSSFYEGGERGVVHVDLTTPYCEILREKIIAAAHTLAIPIHNKGVYVCTEGPRFETPAEINMFAKLGGDLVGMTNVPEAVLAREAEMCYSTVSMVTNYAAGISPQALTHGEVLETMAANSENIKKLIMKSIELIDLQSSNCSCSKALAEYGGFKL